The following proteins come from a genomic window of Micromonospora echinofusca:
- a CDS encoding alpha/beta fold hydrolase encodes MPARIAADPDTNVEVTGRRRSGSGTMGWSERKEDGMQAIQKVRHRRADVDGLEVFFREAGRPDQPAVLLLHGFPSSSHTFREVMPTLADVAHVIAPDLPGFGMSSSPTVDTYDYTFENLSRTIGNLLDQLGIERFFVYLHDFGAPVGYHLATRAPTRIHGLIVQSGNAHDDGLGGQWDSARAYWADPTDTKRAELPDWLNFEGTREQYLAGLPEHLRTLHAPESWHLDWERMSRPGNVDAQFALFTDYANHVARFDELAAYHRAHQPPALVLWGRHDAYFDVDEVLAYHRVLDRMDAHIYDGGHLLLETHAAECAQLMRAFVLDNT; translated from the coding sequence GTGCCAGCACGGATCGCGGCGGATCCGGACACGAATGTCGAGGTCACCGGACGACGACGGTCCGGCTCGGGCACGATGGGCTGGTCGGAGCGGAAGGAGGACGGGATGCAGGCCATCCAGAAGGTCCGCCATCGACGGGCCGACGTCGACGGGCTGGAGGTGTTCTTCCGCGAGGCCGGGCGCCCCGACCAGCCGGCGGTACTGCTGCTGCACGGCTTCCCCAGCTCGTCGCACACGTTCCGCGAGGTCATGCCCACACTCGCCGACGTCGCGCACGTGATCGCGCCGGACCTGCCCGGCTTCGGGATGTCGTCGTCGCCGACCGTCGACACCTACGACTACACGTTCGAGAACCTCTCCCGCACGATCGGGAACCTTCTCGACCAGCTCGGGATCGAGCGGTTCTTCGTCTACCTGCACGACTTCGGCGCGCCGGTGGGATACCACCTGGCCACCCGCGCCCCGACCCGCATCCACGGCCTCATCGTCCAGAGTGGCAACGCGCACGACGACGGCCTCGGCGGGCAGTGGGACAGCGCCAGGGCCTACTGGGCCGACCCGACCGACACCAAGCGCGCCGAACTGCCGGACTGGTTGAACTTCGAAGGCACCCGCGAGCAGTACCTGGCCGGGCTGCCCGAACACCTGCGCACCCTGCACGCCCCCGAATCGTGGCACCTCGACTGGGAACGCATGAGCCGACCCGGCAACGTCGACGCGCAGTTCGCGCTGTTCACCGACTACGCCAACCACGTCGCCCGCTTCGACGAGCTCGCCGCATACCACCGCGCCCACCAGCCACCAGCGCTCGTACTGTGGGGACGGCACGACGCGTACTTCGACGTCGACGAGGTCCTCGCCTACCACCGCGTCCTCGACCGCATGGACGCACACATCTACGACGGCGGCCACCTGCTGTTGGAGACGCACGCGGCGGAGTGCGCGCAGCTCATGCGAGCGTTCGTACTCGACAACACGTGA
- a CDS encoding SRPBCC family protein, translating into MSPTPTGRLVGDDLVLTRTFRAPVADVWASLTDPARTARWFGPWQGDAAPGRTIKVQMAYEEGTPWMDMTIDACDPPRRLAVSAVDEHGSWHLDMTLVESAGVTELRFTQHLTGTEGVGEVGPGWEYYLDALAASHDGQPAPDFDDYYPAMKEHFEAQR; encoded by the coding sequence ATGAGCCCGACACCCACCGGCCGACTGGTCGGCGACGACCTCGTACTGACCCGCACCTTCCGCGCTCCCGTGGCCGACGTCTGGGCCAGCCTCACCGATCCGGCGCGCACGGCACGCTGGTTCGGCCCGTGGCAGGGCGACGCCGCGCCGGGACGCACGATCAAGGTCCAGATGGCGTACGAGGAGGGCACGCCCTGGATGGACATGACCATCGACGCGTGCGACCCGCCGCGCCGGCTGGCGGTCTCCGCGGTGGACGAGCACGGCAGCTGGCACCTGGACATGACGCTGGTCGAGAGCGCGGGCGTGACCGAGCTTCGGTTCACGCAGCACCTGACCGGCACGGAGGGCGTCGGCGAGGTCGGACCGGGCTGGGAGTACTACCTGGACGCCCTGGCAGCCTCGCACGACGGCCAGCCGGCACCGGACTTCGACGACTACTACCCCGCCATGAAGGAGCACTTCGAAGCGCAGCGGTAG
- a CDS encoding ABC transporter ATP-binding protein — MTTLRTALRLGCADPKALTTMVALVVVGAAPPLGVAWFTKLLFDEVGKGRSASPSTATWYAVAIALLGALAAIANRLSGYFTTAMQNAIAIAADVRLYRKLDAFLGLRPFEQPAMRDRLALAQQAATQAPYAVVMFAVDVAQSVVTIGGFAVILASLWPPAGLLLLAVAVPEFLIQLRLSRRAARAVEDGAGLFRARFLFQAVLTDLRAVREVRLYQLGRFFRDRLTGTLRAAGRIELAAARHATTVQSCWALAGAAVTLTATVIAVNAAVRGRLSLGDLTLLLAAFGAAHAGLAGIAAQLGEAGAAIRLFRHYVAVLDGPADLADGTLPAPPLRTGIRFEDVWFRYDEGGPWVLRGVDLTIPAGQAIGLVGLNGAGKSTLVKLLCRFYDPDRGRITWDGMDLRELRVEALRQRMGAVFQDFMCYDLSAAENVGIGRLPYTAEQVEEAAARAEIHDRLRALPHGYATLLSRTFADQDGEPGVTLSGGQWQRVALARSLMRADADLLILDEPSSGLDADAETRVHASLARIRHGRTGLLISHRLSTLRDAQRIVVLDAGRVVESGAHDELMAADGEYARLFRLQAGGYQLAVS; from the coding sequence GTGACCACGCTGCGAACCGCCCTGCGGCTGGGCTGCGCCGACCCGAAGGCGCTCACCACCATGGTCGCCCTCGTGGTGGTCGGCGCGGCGCCGCCGCTCGGCGTCGCCTGGTTCACGAAGCTGCTGTTCGACGAGGTCGGCAAGGGCCGCTCGGCCAGCCCGTCAACGGCCACCTGGTACGCCGTGGCGATCGCCCTCCTGGGAGCCCTGGCGGCGATCGCCAACCGCCTGTCCGGCTACTTCACCACCGCGATGCAGAACGCGATCGCCATCGCAGCCGACGTGCGGCTGTACCGGAAACTGGACGCCTTCCTCGGCCTGCGCCCCTTTGAGCAGCCGGCGATGCGCGATCGGCTCGCACTGGCCCAGCAAGCCGCCACCCAGGCGCCGTACGCGGTCGTCATGTTCGCGGTAGACGTGGCCCAGAGCGTCGTCACCATCGGCGGCTTCGCCGTGATCCTGGCGTCGCTCTGGCCGCCGGCCGGCCTGCTCCTGCTCGCCGTGGCGGTCCCCGAGTTCCTCATCCAACTGCGGCTGTCCCGGCGAGCGGCGCGTGCCGTGGAGGACGGCGCTGGCCTGTTCCGGGCCCGGTTCCTGTTCCAGGCCGTCCTGACCGACCTGCGCGCCGTCCGGGAGGTACGCCTCTACCAGCTCGGCCGGTTCTTCCGCGATCGGCTCACGGGCACCCTGCGGGCGGCCGGCCGGATCGAGCTGGCCGCCGCGCGGCACGCCACCACGGTGCAGAGCTGCTGGGCGCTGGCCGGCGCCGCCGTGACGCTCACCGCGACGGTGATCGCCGTGAACGCCGCGGTACGCGGCCGCCTCAGCCTCGGCGACCTCACCCTCCTGCTGGCCGCCTTCGGCGCCGCGCACGCCGGCCTGGCCGGCATCGCCGCGCAGCTCGGCGAGGCTGGCGCGGCCATCCGGCTGTTCCGGCACTACGTCGCCGTCCTCGACGGTCCCGCCGACCTGGCCGACGGGACCCTGCCGGCGCCGCCGCTGCGGACCGGGATCAGGTTCGAGGACGTGTGGTTCCGCTACGACGAGGGTGGCCCCTGGGTCCTGCGGGGCGTCGACCTCACGATCCCCGCCGGTCAGGCCATCGGGCTCGTCGGCCTCAACGGCGCCGGCAAGAGCACCCTCGTAAAGCTGCTCTGCCGGTTCTACGACCCCGACCGTGGGCGCATCACCTGGGACGGCATGGACCTGCGCGAGCTGCGGGTCGAGGCGTTGCGCCAGCGGATGGGCGCGGTGTTCCAGGACTTCATGTGCTACGACCTCAGCGCGGCGGAGAACGTCGGCATCGGCCGGCTGCCGTACACGGCCGAGCAGGTCGAGGAGGCCGCCGCGCGTGCCGAGATCCACGACCGGCTCCGCGCCCTTCCCCATGGGTACGCCACCTTGCTCAGCCGTACGTTCGCCGACCAGGACGGCGAGCCGGGGGTGACGCTCTCCGGGGGGCAGTGGCAACGGGTCGCGCTCGCCAGGTCCCTGATGCGCGCCGACGCCGACCTGCTCATCCTGGACGAGCCCAGCTCCGGGCTCGACGCCGACGCCGAGACCCGCGTGCACGCGTCGCTGGCCCGGATCCGTCACGGCCGCACCGGGTTGCTGATCTCCCACCGGCTCAGCACCCTGCGTGACGCGCAGCGCATCGTCGTGCTGGACGCCGGACGCGTCGTCGAGTCGGGCGCGCACGACGAGCTGATGGCGGCCGACGGCGAGTACGCGCGGCTGTTCCGCCTCCAGGCCGGCGGCTACCAGCTGGCGGTGTCATGA
- a CDS encoding metalloregulator ArsR/SmtB family transcription factor produces MDEVAAAIADPVRREILLMLRDEPLSAGQIADRFVISRPAVSRHLRVLREAGLVRDTADGRRRVYALVTAPLDELAGWLGRLTRPSGWQHRLDALETEVHRTRRERQTAAGRHPAQKETA; encoded by the coding sequence GTGGACGAGGTGGCGGCAGCGATCGCCGATCCGGTGCGGCGGGAGATCCTGCTGATGCTGCGCGACGAGCCGCTCTCGGCCGGCCAGATCGCCGACCGGTTCGTGATCAGCCGGCCGGCCGTCAGCCGTCACCTGCGCGTGTTACGCGAGGCCGGCCTGGTGCGCGACACGGCCGACGGCCGCAGGCGGGTCTACGCACTGGTCACCGCGCCGCTCGACGAGCTGGCCGGGTGGCTGGGACGACTGACCCGCCCGTCCGGCTGGCAGCACCGCCTCGACGCGCTGGAGACCGAGGTCCACCGCACCCGCCGCGAGCGGCAGACGGCCGCCGGGCGGCACCCAGCCCAGAAGGAGACCGCATGA
- a CDS encoding AfsR/SARP family transcriptional regulator has protein sequence MRGYRIAVLGRVELSVDGTAVPLAPLERAFVASLAAQRARIVSVERLIDGLWPDRPPAGARNRVQAIVASVRRNATPELILTRSPGYQLNAAVIVDAAEFAAAVQTATATTDARRAVTLLDQALARWRDDAFVDVGATLVDVERDRLRELREHAIELRVEALLSLGLHREVVPELTTLVRDRPLRERLRGQLMVALHRSGRQAEALAVYRDGVRILAEEHGIDPGPQLRQLHREILGSEQETSPRAWVRPHQLPGVTGDFVGRDKELGLLLSLLGRTPPAGAAQVVVVTGLAGTGKTTLALRAAHASRHRFSAGCLYADLRGNTVDPARPGAVLGAFLRSLGVAGEAIPTAAEERAALYRSILADQAMLVMLDSAADAAQVRPLLPPGGSTALVTSTAALPGLAGTEVVALDVLPLDDGLELLAGLAGADRIDREAAAATDVVELCGRLPLALRIAGVRLAEREAMTVARLRDRLRDERRRLDELSLDGLDVRTSFTVGFERMAPPAARLLGVLSRTSLRSFGMSDESTEPLLEQLCRAHLLTADPDGRVRMHDLVRLHARERTDVDADQVIAFYARLHAHAGRAAASLPCKALPVADAPGVIDAWDAVEWFEAERESLLAAVRDLLGLDAVDLAGRLACTMGNFVMMRSQHLPEFVDCLRGVLDRHADLPSPTRMSVRLHLGAAYRMLNRYAEAVPLLRAAHRDSRGPLVAHRLVALHGYSLCCRQLGRLREADAALLLMVRTCAAHWPVGPVDGHVLLTLGMQYGQYQHMSPFAYAACEAGLRLLADGGDLWGAALARESIGLLHRHAEQWPQALEHLRQAVTDAGRLGDRMSVTTAEQALAATYLAAGDRASARRLLTRTVCAFRELRHEWGEAISRRLLGKVHLEEGDAERAVAELEGSVAMLRGIGQPFPLANSLSLLARAHATLARHDRAAALGEEALRIFEHFDAAYADDLRERLTDWRSAAHAQ, from the coding sequence GTGCGCGGGTATCGGATCGCCGTCCTCGGACGGGTCGAGTTGAGCGTCGACGGGACCGCTGTGCCGCTCGCCCCGCTGGAGCGGGCGTTCGTCGCGAGCCTGGCGGCCCAGCGTGCGCGCATCGTCTCCGTCGAGCGCCTGATCGACGGACTGTGGCCCGATCGTCCGCCCGCGGGAGCACGCAACCGCGTCCAGGCGATCGTCGCCTCGGTCCGGCGCAACGCGACGCCGGAGCTGATCCTCACCAGGTCACCCGGCTACCAGCTGAACGCCGCGGTGATCGTGGACGCGGCGGAGTTCGCCGCCGCCGTGCAGACCGCCACCGCCACCACCGACGCCCGCCGCGCCGTGACGCTGCTGGACCAGGCGCTGGCCCGCTGGCGCGACGACGCGTTCGTCGACGTCGGTGCGACGCTGGTCGACGTCGAGCGCGACCGGCTCCGCGAGCTGCGCGAGCACGCGATCGAGCTGCGCGTCGAGGCGCTGCTGTCGCTCGGACTGCACCGGGAGGTCGTGCCGGAGCTGACCACGCTGGTGCGTGACCGGCCCCTGCGGGAGCGGCTGCGCGGTCAGCTCATGGTGGCCCTGCACCGCAGCGGCCGGCAGGCGGAGGCGCTAGCCGTGTACCGGGACGGCGTCCGGATCCTCGCCGAGGAGCACGGCATCGACCCGGGGCCGCAACTGCGGCAGCTGCACCGGGAGATCCTCGGCAGCGAGCAGGAGACGTCCCCGCGAGCCTGGGTACGGCCCCACCAGCTGCCCGGCGTCACCGGTGACTTCGTCGGACGGGACAAGGAACTCGGGCTGCTGCTGTCGTTGCTGGGGCGTACCCCGCCGGCCGGGGCCGCCCAGGTCGTCGTCGTCACCGGGCTGGCGGGGACGGGCAAGACCACGCTGGCGCTGCGGGCGGCGCACGCGAGCCGCCACCGGTTCTCCGCCGGCTGCCTGTACGCCGACCTGCGCGGCAACACCGTCGATCCGGCCCGGCCCGGTGCGGTGCTGGGCGCCTTCCTGCGCTCCCTCGGCGTGGCCGGCGAGGCCATCCCGACGGCGGCCGAGGAACGCGCCGCGCTGTACCGGTCCATCCTCGCCGACCAGGCCATGCTGGTGATGCTGGACAGCGCGGCGGACGCGGCGCAGGTGCGCCCGCTGCTGCCGCCCGGCGGCAGCACCGCCCTCGTCACCAGTACGGCGGCGTTGCCCGGACTGGCGGGCACCGAGGTGGTCGCGCTCGACGTCCTGCCGCTCGACGACGGCCTGGAGCTGCTGGCCGGGCTGGCCGGCGCCGATCGGATCGACCGGGAGGCCGCCGCGGCGACCGACGTCGTGGAGCTCTGCGGTCGCCTGCCGCTGGCGTTGCGCATCGCCGGGGTACGGCTGGCCGAGCGGGAGGCCATGACCGTGGCGCGGCTGCGTGACCGGCTGCGCGACGAGCGGCGCCGCCTCGACGAGCTGTCGCTCGACGGGCTCGACGTGCGCACCAGCTTCACCGTCGGGTTCGAGCGGATGGCGCCGCCCGCCGCGCGGCTGCTCGGCGTGCTCAGCCGCACGTCGCTGCGCAGCTTCGGCATGTCGGACGAGAGCACCGAGCCGCTGCTGGAGCAGCTGTGCCGGGCCCACCTGCTGACCGCCGACCCCGACGGCCGGGTACGCATGCACGACCTGGTCCGGCTGCACGCGCGGGAGCGTACCGACGTCGACGCCGACCAGGTGATCGCCTTCTACGCGCGGCTGCACGCGCACGCCGGACGCGCCGCCGCCTCGCTGCCCTGCAAGGCCCTGCCGGTCGCGGACGCGCCGGGCGTGATCGACGCCTGGGACGCCGTCGAGTGGTTCGAGGCGGAGCGGGAGAGCCTCCTCGCGGCGGTGCGGGACCTGCTGGGGCTGGACGCCGTCGACCTGGCCGGGCGGCTGGCCTGCACGATGGGCAACTTCGTGATGATGCGCAGCCAGCACCTGCCCGAGTTCGTCGACTGCCTGCGCGGTGTGCTCGACCGCCACGCCGACCTGCCGTCGCCGACCCGGATGTCGGTGCGGCTGCACCTGGGCGCGGCCTACCGGATGCTCAACCGGTACGCCGAAGCCGTGCCGCTGCTGCGAGCGGCGCACCGCGACAGCCGAGGACCACTGGTGGCGCACCGGCTCGTCGCGCTGCACGGATACTCGTTGTGCTGCCGTCAGCTCGGCCGGCTGCGGGAGGCGGACGCCGCACTGCTGCTGATGGTGCGCACGTGCGCCGCGCACTGGCCGGTCGGCCCGGTCGACGGGCACGTGCTGCTGACCCTCGGCATGCAGTACGGGCAGTACCAGCACATGTCCCCGTTCGCCTACGCCGCCTGCGAGGCCGGCCTGCGGCTCCTGGCTGACGGCGGCGACCTGTGGGGTGCGGCGCTCGCACGGGAGAGCATCGGCCTGCTACACCGGCACGCCGAGCAGTGGCCGCAGGCACTGGAGCACCTGCGGCAGGCGGTGACCGACGCCGGCCGGCTCGGTGACCGGATGAGCGTGACCACCGCCGAGCAGGCGCTGGCCGCGACGTACCTCGCGGCCGGGGACAGGGCCTCGGCGCGCCGGCTGCTGACCCGTACGGTCTGCGCGTTCCGCGAGCTGCGCCACGAGTGGGGTGAGGCGATCTCCCGCCGGCTCCTCGGCAAGGTGCACCTCGAGGAGGGCGACGCCGAGCGGGCGGTCGCCGAGCTGGAGGGCTCGGTGGCGATGCTGCGTGGCATCGGGCAGCCGTTTCCGCTGGCGAACTCGCTGAGCCTGCTGGCGCGGGCGCACGCCACCCTCGCACGGCACGATCGGGCGGCCGCGCTGGGCGAGGAGGCGCTGCGCATCTTCGAGCACTTCGACGCCGCGTACGCCGACGACCTGCGCGAACGGCTGACGGACTGGCGGAGCGCAGCCCACGCGCAGTAG